A single Natrinema pellirubrum DSM 15624 DNA region contains:
- a CDS encoding cbb3-type cytochrome c oxidase subunit I: MSDFPPRTTVKRWLVTTNHKDVGILYLATAIFFLLAGGILALLFRAHLWKAGGTGLLTNTQYNQSVSIHGLLMVFWFISPLGFAFANYLVPLQIGANDLAFPRLNALSYWFYLFSGLLVLVSFFQGTTWANGWYMYAPLNVPIYNPAYTLTMGGNTTILALTLFVMSTTLSTVNFLTTIHTRRAEGLGLWNMPLFTWGTLLTVWMMLFAFAALLAALILLLSDRLLLTQYFGTDQGSSLLWGHVFWFFGHPEVYIVFFPALGIMFETVQTFTGRRLVGRKWVIIAMVLVAVQSFLVWMHHMFLTTINLPIKTLFMATTIGISLPFDLMVFSLIYTMVKGRVRFTTPFLFTMGALVLFIIGGITGVFLGAVVLDYEFRGTYWVVAHFHYVMVAGVTALIGGLYYWWPKMTGKMYSERLGKLSFAVYFFGFNLLYFPMFIAWETPRRVFHYGEGAQLYHQLATVGAFVLGTSVLLVLVTLGKSLISGPDAPDNPWAYARTAEWATTSPPPLENWPDRPSYASGTLEFVDDATAADGGAATHERADQIDSLEGDHEDHASIWPFGIGVGMFVTFLGLSGLTPYVASFAVERGAELAGSTAGSTDGLYPVISVIGVAILGYSLFEYGRERFNAPGMAIAERWPFEGVGTTKTGVWFFLASDVVVFGAVIGAYIFMRIHNGWGSFETVPPSATVGLVNTYVLLTSSFTVVLALVMAERENKRGLLASMGATLALGLLFLGIKGYEWNYEFSHGVYWFTDLEYSLYFVTTGLHAFHVILGLLIAAFMIYRTLSVDAYLTDHRPVEYFGLYWHFVDIVWVFLFPIFYLM, from the coding sequence ATGAGCGATTTCCCGCCGCGAACGACGGTCAAGCGGTGGCTGGTTACGACCAATCACAAGGACGTCGGCATCCTCTATCTGGCGACGGCGATTTTCTTCCTTCTGGCTGGCGGGATCCTCGCGTTGCTGTTCCGCGCACACCTGTGGAAAGCCGGCGGCACCGGCCTCCTGACGAACACCCAGTACAATCAGTCGGTCTCGATCCACGGCCTCCTGATGGTGTTCTGGTTCATCTCGCCGCTCGGCTTCGCGTTCGCGAACTACCTCGTCCCCTTACAGATCGGCGCGAACGATCTGGCGTTTCCCCGGCTGAACGCATTGAGCTACTGGTTTTACCTGTTCTCGGGACTTCTCGTCCTGGTCTCGTTCTTCCAGGGGACGACGTGGGCCAACGGCTGGTATATGTACGCCCCGCTGAACGTCCCGATCTACAACCCCGCCTACACGCTGACGATGGGTGGGAACACGACGATCCTGGCCCTGACGCTGTTCGTCATGTCGACCACCCTCAGCACGGTGAACTTCCTGACGACGATCCACACCCGTCGCGCCGAGGGGCTCGGGCTCTGGAACATGCCGCTGTTCACGTGGGGGACGCTGCTGACCGTCTGGATGATGCTCTTTGCCTTCGCGGCGCTTTTGGCCGCGCTGATCCTGCTGTTGTCCGACCGACTCTTGCTGACCCAGTACTTCGGCACCGATCAGGGCTCGAGCCTGCTGTGGGGCCACGTGTTCTGGTTCTTCGGCCATCCGGAGGTGTATATCGTCTTTTTCCCCGCGCTGGGGATCATGTTCGAGACTGTCCAGACGTTTACGGGCCGGCGGTTAGTCGGTCGCAAGTGGGTCATCATCGCGATGGTGCTGGTCGCGGTCCAGTCCTTTCTCGTCTGGATGCATCACATGTTCCTGACGACGATCAACCTCCCGATCAAGACGCTGTTTATGGCCACGACGATCGGCATTTCGCTGCCGTTCGATCTGATGGTGTTTTCGTTGATTTACACCATGGTCAAGGGCCGCGTGCGGTTTACCACGCCGTTTCTCTTCACCATGGGGGCGCTCGTGTTGTTCATCATCGGCGGCATCACGGGCGTGTTCCTCGGTGCGGTCGTGTTAGACTACGAGTTCCGTGGCACCTACTGGGTCGTCGCTCACTTCCACTACGTGATGGTCGCCGGGGTCACGGCACTGATCGGCGGCCTCTACTACTGGTGGCCGAAGATGACCGGGAAGATGTACTCCGAGCGACTCGGGAAGCTCAGCTTCGCCGTCTACTTCTTCGGCTTCAACCTGCTGTATTTCCCGATGTTCATCGCCTGGGAGACGCCCCGGCGGGTCTTTCACTACGGCGAGGGCGCACAGCTCTACCACCAGCTGGCGACCGTCGGCGCGTTCGTCCTCGGGACGTCGGTCCTGTTGGTTCTCGTCACGCTCGGGAAGAGTCTGATCTCGGGGCCCGACGCGCCCGATAACCCGTGGGCGTACGCCCGGACCGCCGAGTGGGCGACGACCTCGCCGCCGCCGCTTGAGAACTGGCCCGACCGACCCAGCTACGCCTCCGGCACGCTCGAGTTCGTCGACGACGCGACGGCGGCCGATGGCGGGGCGGCTACCCACGAACGGGCCGATCAGATCGACTCGCTCGAGGGGGATCACGAGGACCACGCGAGCATCTGGCCGTTCGGAATCGGGGTCGGGATGTTCGTCACGTTTCTTGGCCTGTCCGGGTTGACGCCGTACGTCGCCTCGTTCGCGGTCGAACGCGGGGCGGAGCTGGCCGGTTCGACCGCCGGCTCGACGGACGGTCTCTACCCCGTGATCTCGGTGATCGGCGTCGCGATCCTCGGTTATTCGCTCTTCGAGTACGGCCGCGAGCGGTTCAACGCACCCGGGATGGCGATCGCCGAACGCTGGCCGTTCGAGGGCGTCGGGACGACCAAGACCGGCGTCTGGTTCTTCCTCGCCTCGGACGTGGTCGTCTTCGGTGCCGTCATCGGGGCGTATATTTTCATGCGGATCCACAACGGCTGGGGGAGCTTCGAGACCGTCCCGCCGTCGGCGACCGTCGGCCTGGTCAACACCTACGTCCTGCTGACCTCGAGTTTCACGGTCGTGCTGGCGCTTGTGATGGCCGAACGCGAGAACAAGCGCGGCCTGCTGGCATCGATGGGGGCCACGCTCGCGCTCGGGCTCCTGTTTCTCGGCATCAAGGGCTATGAGTGGAACTACGAGTTCTCCCACGGGGTCTACTGGTTTACCGACCTCGAGTACTCGCTGTATTTCGTAACGACCGGGCTCCACGCCTTCCACGTCATCCTCGGGCTGCTCATCGCCGCGTTCATGATCTATCGGACCCTCTCGGTCGACGCCTATCTCACGGATCATCGGCCGGTGGAGTACTTCGGTCTCTACTGGCACTTCGTCGACATCGTCTGGGTGTTCCTGTTCCCCATCTTCTACCTGATGTAG
- a CDS encoding Nif3-like dinuclear metal center hexameric protein, with protein sequence MQLSSVVDRLDEELRTDDYADIDASANGLQIGPEEAEIERVAFAVDGVRETIDRAIDADADLLVVHHGLSWGGFDRVTGRTYDRIAPLIENDLALYVSHLPLDGHPELGNAAGVADLLDLEDFAPFGEHGPEYIGQRGTAADPYAPDDLCDRLETDLETGGQSVQHLDFGPDEIEEVAIVTGSGTDWLDEAVEAGADALVTGEGKQAVYHEAREAGIHVFLAGHYATETFGVRSLQGLIEGWGLETTYLEVPTGL encoded by the coding sequence ATGCAACTCTCGAGCGTCGTCGATCGACTCGACGAGGAACTGCGAACCGACGACTACGCCGACATCGACGCGAGCGCGAACGGACTCCAGATCGGCCCCGAGGAAGCCGAGATCGAACGGGTCGCGTTCGCAGTCGACGGCGTCCGCGAGACGATCGACCGGGCGATCGACGCCGACGCCGACCTGCTGGTCGTCCACCACGGACTCTCGTGGGGCGGCTTCGACCGCGTGACCGGCCGGACCTACGACCGGATCGCGCCGCTGATCGAGAACGACCTCGCGCTGTACGTCTCCCATCTCCCGCTGGACGGCCACCCGGAACTGGGCAACGCCGCCGGCGTCGCCGACCTGCTCGACCTCGAGGACTTCGCTCCCTTCGGCGAACACGGCCCCGAGTACATCGGCCAGCGCGGGACGGCCGCTGACCCCTACGCGCCAGACGACTTGTGCGATCGGCTCGAGACGGATCTCGAGACCGGCGGTCAGTCGGTCCAGCATCTCGACTTCGGCCCCGACGAGATCGAGGAGGTGGCGATCGTCACCGGCAGCGGCACCGACTGGCTCGACGAAGCCGTCGAAGCGGGCGCGGACGCGCTCGTTACTGGCGAGGGGAAACAGGCGGTCTACCACGAGGCCCGAGAGGCAGGGATCCATGTCTTCCTCGCGGGCCACTATGCGACGGAGACGTTCGGCGTGCGATCGTTGCAGGGCCTGATTGAGGGGTGGGGGCTCGAGACGACCTATCTCGAGGTCCCGACGGGGCTCTGA